A genomic segment from bacterium encodes:
- a CDS encoding TetR/AcrR family transcriptional regulator: protein MARLNELRKEQWDEIMRRSIYRVTVGLLNDRGLGGLTMARVAKAAEVSTGTLYNYVKDKDDLLSHVIDMTFEPIRRAIVAISERVLSPPDKLRALIVVIFKGFEDNKAMIAIMYQATASTLAAQRRKASIQETLLDMVLSILDEGMREGCFRQCDRVLAGRLIMAIMDGYLLSALDGGDRVGVGEKEALACADLLLNGLSTRSQADTRKGPDATNAAKRGK from the coding sequence ATGGCAAGATTGAATGAGCTAAGAAAAGAACAATGGGACGAGATAATGAGGAGGTCCATCTATAGGGTGACTGTGGGACTTCTGAATGATCGCGGCCTCGGTGGGTTGACGATGGCGCGCGTGGCGAAGGCGGCAGAGGTTTCGACCGGCACGTTGTATAACTACGTCAAGGATAAGGATGATTTGCTGTCGCACGTCATAGACATGACCTTCGAACCCATTCGTAGAGCTATTGTTGCCATTTCTGAGAGAGTGCTAAGCCCGCCAGATAAGCTGCGAGCGCTCATAGTTGTTATTTTCAAGGGCTTTGAGGATAACAAAGCTATGATAGCAATCATGTATCAGGCAACAGCGAGTACCTTGGCGGCTCAGCGTCGCAAGGCTTCGATACAAGAGACTTTGTTGGATATGGTGCTCAGCATCCTGGACGAGGGCATGCGCGAAGGGTGCTTCCGTCAATGTGACAGAGTTCTTGCCGGTCGGCTGATCATGGCAATCATGGATGGTTACCTCCTGTCTGCTCTTGATGGTGGGGATAGGGTTGGCGTTGGTGAGAAGGAGGCCTTGGCGTGCGCGGATTTGCTCCTTAATGGTCTCTCCACGCGAAGTCAGGCTGACACTCGCAAGGGACCGGATGCTACAAACGCTGCGAAAAGAGGGAAATGA
- a CDS encoding efflux RND transporter periplasmic adaptor subunit, with protein sequence MLLALVALWCLCSVTISCGPDSEGNADKNDTAKQPRVRVALTPISKRTFERRVVMQGNLEAKNFADVSARVEGTIDAVFVDEGDHVVAGKTKLFQVDSLNLRRAVDVRRQDLAVAKCSLREAQAGLEQVDAQLEKADLDLRRYERLHKSNTVSSDAFEQVQSQHKQIKAAHKHSVSLVDLQRELVRQAEIALSIAEKNLSDSLVYAPIDGTVSRKYHEVGEMPEKGKPVLRIEDTSVIEVSAFLPAQFYADVRPGETLMSVRVGERDVGDFAVSYRSPTVDPQLRTFEVKCTLVDPPEGVVPGAMADVSIVLERTEGLGVPSQAVQHRGDDEVVFVVGSETARSVKVETGLQTDGYVLLKNCALSEGAPVVTQGQNFLNDGSPVKVLAEGD encoded by the coding sequence ATGCTTCTTGCCTTGGTTGCACTTTGGTGCCTGTGTTCTGTGACTATCAGTTGTGGTCCTGATTCGGAAGGTAACGCCGACAAAAACGATACGGCTAAGCAACCTCGCGTGCGAGTTGCCTTGACCCCCATTTCCAAACGGACATTCGAGAGGCGGGTCGTTATGCAGGGCAATCTGGAGGCCAAGAACTTCGCTGATGTCTCGGCACGGGTCGAGGGCACAATAGATGCGGTTTTCGTTGATGAAGGCGACCACGTTGTGGCCGGCAAGACAAAGCTCTTTCAGGTCGACTCTCTCAATCTGCGGCGGGCAGTTGATGTTCGTCGTCAGGACCTGGCGGTGGCTAAGTGCTCGCTGCGAGAGGCCCAGGCCGGCCTTGAGCAAGTTGACGCGCAGCTGGAGAAGGCCGATCTCGACCTGCGGCGTTATGAGCGGCTTCATAAGAGCAACACAGTGTCATCTGACGCCTTCGAGCAAGTCCAAAGCCAGCATAAGCAGATAAAGGCGGCTCATAAACATTCAGTAAGCCTTGTGGACCTCCAAAGGGAGCTCGTGCGGCAGGCCGAAATAGCACTTTCCATCGCAGAGAAGAACCTCAGCGACTCTCTAGTCTATGCTCCCATAGACGGTACTGTGAGCAGGAAATACCACGAGGTCGGAGAAATGCCAGAGAAGGGCAAACCTGTGCTTCGTATCGAGGATACTTCAGTTATCGAGGTCTCTGCGTTTCTGCCTGCTCAGTTCTATGCGGATGTTCGTCCGGGGGAGACGCTGATGAGCGTTCGGGTTGGTGAAAGAGACGTGGGGGATTTTGCAGTATCCTACAGAAGCCCGACGGTCGATCCTCAATTGCGCACATTCGAGGTGAAGTGCACGCTCGTGGACCCACCGGAAGGTGTCGTGCCGGGCGCGATGGCTGACGTGAGCATAGTTCTTGAGCGAACAGAGGGGCTGGGCGTGCCCTCACAGGCCGTACAGCATCGAGGCGACGACGAGGTTGTCTTCGTTGTCGGGAGCGAAACAGCTCGCTCGGTCAAGGTGGAAACGGGCCTTCAGACAGACGGTTACGTTCTTCTGAAGAACTGCGCATTGAGCGAGGGTGCGCCCGTCGTAACCCAGGGCCAGAACTTCCTGAATGACGGGTCGCCGGTTAAGGTTCTTGCGGAGGGCGATTGA